From the genome of Rhizobium sp. NXC24, one region includes:
- the gfa gene encoding S-(hydroxymethyl)glutathione synthase: MTSISIHPTVDSGYRATDASFSGGTLICNCASNPVKVRIKGDIAHNHACGCTKCWKPEGAVFSVVAVAPTENVEVVENGDKLAVVDPSALIQRHACKECGVHMYGPVERDHPFKGLSFVHPERFEGKGWAAPGFAAFVSSIIESGYDPTKMDAVRARLKEQGLEPYDCLNPALMDYIATWTVKKNGVLAA, translated from the coding sequence ATGACGAGCATATCAATACATCCGACGGTCGACTCCGGATATCGGGCGACCGACGCATCCTTTTCCGGCGGCACCCTCATCTGCAATTGCGCAAGCAACCCGGTGAAGGTCCGCATCAAGGGCGACATCGCGCACAATCATGCCTGCGGCTGCACGAAATGCTGGAAACCCGAAGGTGCGGTATTCTCTGTGGTCGCCGTCGCGCCGACGGAGAATGTCGAAGTTGTGGAGAACGGCGACAAACTCGCGGTCGTTGACCCGTCGGCGCTGATCCAGCGTCATGCGTGCAAGGAATGCGGCGTCCATATGTATGGACCTGTCGAGCGCGATCATCCCTTCAAGGGACTGTCTTTCGTTCATCCCGAGCGTTTCGAGGGGAAGGGTTGGGCCGCGCCCGGCTTTGCCGCGTTCGTTTCGTCGATTATCGAAAGCGGATACGACCCAACCAAAATGGATGCCGTGCGAGCCCGTCTGAAAGAACAGGGTCTCGAGCCCTATGATTGCCTCAACCCGGCGCTGATGGATTACATCGCCACCTGGACAGTCAAGAAAAACGGCGTACTGGCCGCCTGA
- a CDS encoding LysR substrate-binding domain-containing protein: MTGLTAFEAVARNGSFTRAASELGVTQAAVSRQIHLLEEMLGFDLFRRLHRRIELTEKGRTLSTAATTAFNLVAETISEITKEEAAEGLTISATVAFSHFWLLPKISSFSKAFPDSALRIITQDNATSLGSSDVDLAIRYGNGMWPDGQAELLFDDEIFPVCSQEYAENLGKIEDLAELVRYPLISSDTDDPSWTGWSEWLAAFSVEAPKRSLGMRCSFYTEAVYAALNGQGIALGWRRLVQDLLNRKALVRLTEQSIATRNGYFIVVPRRSAKNPHVAQFTAWLKETAHAMQQ, translated from the coding sequence TTGACCGGATTGACTGCATTTGAAGCCGTGGCTCGCAATGGCAGCTTCACGCGTGCGGCAAGCGAGCTCGGCGTTACGCAAGCCGCCGTCAGCCGGCAGATTCATCTGCTCGAAGAAATGCTGGGTTTCGATCTTTTTCGGCGCTTGCACCGCAGGATAGAGCTGACTGAAAAAGGAAGAACCCTGTCGACGGCCGCAACCACCGCCTTCAACCTTGTTGCCGAAACGATCTCTGAAATCACCAAGGAAGAGGCAGCCGAAGGGCTGACGATTTCCGCCACCGTCGCATTCTCACATTTCTGGCTGCTGCCGAAGATCTCTTCCTTCTCGAAAGCATTCCCAGACAGCGCCCTTCGCATCATTACGCAGGACAACGCAACCAGCCTCGGGAGCAGCGATGTGGACCTCGCCATTCGTTATGGCAACGGCATGTGGCCGGATGGACAGGCTGAACTGCTCTTCGATGACGAGATCTTTCCTGTCTGCAGCCAGGAATATGCTGAGAACCTCGGAAAAATCGAAGACCTTGCCGAGTTGGTGCGTTATCCGCTCATCAGCTCCGACACCGACGACCCGAGTTGGACAGGCTGGAGCGAGTGGCTCGCTGCGTTCTCGGTGGAAGCACCCAAGCGTTCCCTCGGCATGCGCTGCAGTTTTTATACCGAAGCGGTTTACGCTGCATTGAACGGGCAGGGGATCGCACTCGGCTGGCGGCGCCTCGTTCAGGATCTCTTGAACAGGAAAGCGCTTGTTCGGCTGACCGAGCAGTCGATCGCGACGAGGAACGGTTATTTCATTGTTGTTCCGCGGCGAAGCGCAAAAAATCCGCATGTCGCTCAGTTTACCGCGTGGTTGAAAGAGACAGCGCATGCCATGCAGCAATGA
- a CDS encoding Lrp/AsnC ligand binding domain-containing protein → MSTEKAQTSELDQFDLKILEVVTEDGRISITDLASRIGLSKTPCQLRLKRLVDEGYIVGFSAILNPAKLGLDHVAFAEVKLTSTKEDALKSFNAAVRKIKEVEECHMIAGRFDYLIKIRTRDIRRYRHVLGEKISTLPYVASTSTSVAMETVKEGGRIKTSGL, encoded by the coding sequence ATGTCTACAGAAAAGGCTCAAACTAGTGAATTGGACCAGTTTGATTTGAAGATCCTCGAAGTCGTCACCGAGGACGGCCGAATCTCGATTACGGATCTGGCCAGCCGGATCGGATTATCGAAAACCCCTTGTCAGCTTCGCCTTAAGAGACTCGTGGACGAAGGATACATCGTGGGATTCTCGGCTATCTTGAATCCCGCCAAACTTGGGCTCGATCACGTCGCCTTCGCGGAAGTGAAGCTGACGAGTACCAAGGAAGACGCGTTGAAAAGCTTCAATGCAGCGGTGAGGAAGATCAAGGAGGTGGAAGAATGCCACATGATCGCAGGACGTTTTGACTATCTTATCAAGATAAGAACACGAGACATCCGCCGATACCGCCACGTCCTCGGAGAAAAAATATCGACCCTCCCCTACGTGGCGAGCACATCCACAAGTGTGGCGATGGAAACAGTCAAGGAAGGCGGCCGAATAAAGACAAGCGGCTTGTAG
- the putA gene encoding trifunctional transcriptional regulator/proline dehydrogenase/L-glutamate gamma-semialdehyde dehydrogenase, whose protein sequence is MLDAVPNSTSSHDGVSPFADFAPPIRPQSELRQAITAAYRRPETECLPPLVAAARVSEAKRYDIRSTARTLIEALRAKHKGTGVEGLVHEYSLSSQEGVALMCLAEALLRIPDTDTRDALIRDKIAEGDWSSHIGGGKSLFVNAATWGLVVTGKLTSTVNDRSLSAALTRLIARAGEPVIRRGVDMAMRMMGEQFVTGETIEEALKRAQPLEGRGFRYSYDMLGEAATTAADAERYFRDYEKAIHAIGKAAAGRGIYNGPGISIKLSALHPRYSRSQSRRVMSELLPKVKSLAALAKGYDIGLNIDAEEADRLELSLDLLEELCFDAALKGWNGLGFVVQAYGKRCPFVLDYIIDLARRSERRIMVRLVKGAYWDAEIKRAQLDGLEDFPVYTRKIYTDVAYVACARKLLAAPDAVFPQFATHNAQTLATIYHLAGPDFEVGKYEFQCLHGMGEPLYDEVVGKQKLDRPCRIYAPVGTHETLLAYLVRRLLENGANSSFVNRISDPNVSIDALVADPAEVVAAMPVVGAPHELIALPGDLYGRARANSSGLDLSSEKTLFELSQSLAATVQTPWQALPILADGSTDGVTRQVLNPADHRDVVGTVTELKVEEAARIARMAAEHAPQWAAIPPAERAACLERAADIMQSRIETLMGIVMREAGKSAANAVGEVREAIDFLRYYADQARKTLGPAHAPLGPIVCISPWNFPLAIFTGQVAAALVAGNPVLAKPAGVTPIIASESVKILHEAGVPRGALQFVPGSGRLGAALVGAPETAGVMFTGSTEVARLIQAQLVERLSATGKPIPLIAETGGQNGMIVDSSALAEQVVADVIASAFDSAGQRCSALRVLCLQDDIADRTLNMLKGAFKELTIGRTDRLNIDVGPVINDSAKAEIDQHIEHMRGLGCKVHQLPLHEGAAAGTFVPPTIVEIRSLSDLTREVFGPVLHVIRYRRNGLDRLIDDINASGYGLTFGLHTRLDETIAHVTSRIKAGNLYVNRNIIGAVVGVQPFGGRGLSGTGPKAGGPLYIGRLVQKAPVPPQQDSVHTDPALRDYIIWLDRRGLSAEGEAARGYASRSALGLERELVGPVGERNLYALHPRGRILLVPETKTGLFRQIAAALSTGNQIAIDAGSGLESVLPDLPSSVSSRISWTSNWEKDGPFSGALVEGDRARVQSINQKIAALPGPLLLVQAATTDEVESDPDAYCLNWLLEEVSTSINTAAAGGNASLMTIG, encoded by the coding sequence ATGCTAGACGCGGTGCCCAATTCCACCTCTTCCCACGACGGCGTGTCACCCTTTGCCGACTTCGCGCCGCCCATTCGGCCGCAATCCGAACTTCGGCAAGCAATTACCGCTGCCTATCGCCGGCCGGAAACCGAATGCCTGCCACCGCTTGTCGCTGCGGCCCGTGTCTCCGAAGCGAAGCGCTATGACATTCGCAGCACTGCCCGCACCCTGATCGAAGCGCTGCGCGCCAAGCATAAGGGCACCGGTGTTGAAGGGCTTGTTCACGAGTATTCGCTGTCGAGCCAGGAAGGCGTGGCTCTGATGTGCCTTGCCGAAGCGCTCTTGCGCATTCCCGACACCGATACCCGTGACGCACTCATTCGAGACAAGATTGCCGAGGGCGACTGGTCGTCTCACATTGGCGGCGGCAAATCGCTGTTCGTCAACGCCGCCACCTGGGGGCTCGTGGTTACCGGCAAGCTGACCTCCACCGTCAACGACCGCAGCCTTTCGGCAGCGCTGACGCGGCTGATCGCGCGCGCCGGCGAGCCGGTGATCCGCCGTGGCGTCGACATGGCAATGCGCATGATGGGCGAGCAGTTCGTCACCGGCGAAACAATCGAGGAGGCGCTGAAGCGCGCCCAACCGCTGGAGGGCCGCGGCTTCCGCTATTCCTACGATATGCTTGGCGAGGCGGCGACGACGGCGGCTGATGCCGAGCGCTATTTCCGCGATTATGAAAAAGCGATCCACGCGATCGGGAAAGCCGCGGCAGGGCGGGGCATCTATAATGGGCCCGGCATCTCCATCAAGCTCTCGGCATTGCATCCACGTTACAGCCGCTCGCAGTCCCGTCGGGTGATGAGCGAGCTGTTGCCGAAAGTGAAGTCGTTGGCGGCACTCGCAAAGGGATATGACATCGGCCTCAATATCGACGCCGAAGAAGCCGACCGGCTGGAGCTTTCGCTTGATCTTCTCGAGGAGCTTTGCTTCGATGCCGCTCTCAAGGGTTGGAACGGCCTTGGCTTCGTGGTGCAGGCATATGGCAAACGCTGCCCGTTCGTGCTCGATTATATTATCGATCTGGCTCGTCGCTCTGAGCGTCGGATAATGGTGCGCCTCGTCAAGGGTGCCTATTGGGACGCCGAAATCAAGCGCGCCCAGCTTGATGGCCTTGAGGATTTTCCGGTCTATACCCGCAAGATCTATACCGACGTCGCCTATGTCGCCTGCGCACGCAAGCTGCTTGCGGCGCCGGATGCGGTGTTCCCGCAGTTTGCCACCCACAATGCGCAGACGCTTGCTACGATCTATCATCTGGCGGGTCCGGATTTCGAAGTCGGCAAGTATGAGTTTCAGTGCTTGCATGGCATGGGCGAGCCGCTTTATGACGAGGTCGTCGGCAAGCAGAAGCTCGATCGCCCCTGCCGGATTTATGCGCCCGTCGGCACGCATGAAACGCTGCTCGCCTATCTGGTCCGACGTCTCCTGGAAAACGGCGCCAATTCCTCCTTCGTAAACCGTATCTCCGATCCGAATGTTTCGATCGACGCACTGGTCGCCGATCCCGCCGAAGTCGTCGCGGCAATGCCCGTGGTCGGCGCACCCCATGAACTGATCGCTCTTCCTGGCGACCTATATGGCAGAGCTCGTGCCAATTCCTCCGGCCTTGACCTGTCGAGTGAGAAGACCCTCTTCGAGTTGTCGCAATCGCTGGCCGCGACGGTTCAGACGCCATGGCAGGCGCTTCCCATCCTCGCAGACGGTTCGACTGATGGGGTGACACGGCAGGTTCTCAATCCAGCCGATCACCGCGACGTCGTCGGGACGGTCACTGAGCTTAAGGTCGAAGAAGCAGCCCGGATTGCTCGCATGGCTGCCGAACACGCCCCACAATGGGCTGCTATTCCCCCGGCAGAGCGCGCGGCATGCCTGGAGCGGGCCGCCGACATCATGCAGTCCCGTATCGAGACGTTGATGGGGATAGTCATGCGCGAAGCCGGAAAGTCGGCGGCCAATGCCGTTGGCGAGGTCCGGGAAGCCATTGATTTCCTGCGCTACTATGCCGACCAGGCCCGCAAGACGCTTGGTCCTGCGCATGCGCCGCTTGGACCGATCGTCTGCATCAGCCCGTGGAACTTCCCGCTTGCGATCTTCACCGGACAGGTGGCGGCAGCCCTCGTGGCGGGCAATCCAGTGCTTGCGAAACCCGCTGGCGTGACGCCGATCATCGCATCGGAAAGCGTCAAAATCCTGCACGAGGCGGGAGTGCCACGGGGGGCGCTGCAATTCGTACCCGGCAGCGGTCGCCTTGGTGCCGCTCTTGTCGGCGCTCCCGAAACGGCAGGCGTCATGTTCACGGGGTCGACGGAAGTCGCCCGCCTCATTCAGGCGCAGTTGGTCGAGCGCCTATCGGCCACAGGCAAGCCCATTCCGCTGATTGCCGAAACGGGCGGCCAGAACGGCATGATCGTCGACTCCTCAGCACTTGCCGAGCAGGTCGTCGCAGATGTGATCGCCTCTGCCTTCGATAGCGCCGGCCAGCGCTGCTCCGCATTGCGCGTCCTGTGCCTTCAAGACGATATTGCGGATCGAACGCTCAATATGCTCAAGGGCGCCTTTAAGGAGCTGACGATCGGCCGCACCGATCGGTTGAACATCGACGTTGGCCCGGTCATCAATGACAGTGCCAAGGCGGAGATCGATCAGCATATCGAGCATATGCGTGGTCTTGGCTGCAAGGTGCATCAGTTGCCGCTCCACGAGGGCGCCGCGGCCGGGACGTTTGTGCCGCCGACGATCGTCGAGATCCGATCCCTTTCCGACCTCACCAGAGAAGTGTTCGGGCCGGTTCTGCACGTCATTCGCTACCGCAGAAACGGGCTCGATCGCCTGATCGACGACATCAACGCTTCCGGCTACGGTCTCACCTTCGGCCTTCATACCCGGCTCGATGAAACGATCGCGCATGTGACGAGCCGCATCAAGGCCGGCAACCTTTATGTGAACCGGAATATCATCGGAGCGGTCGTTGGCGTTCAACCATTCGGTGGACGTGGCCTCTCCGGTACCGGTCCGAAGGCTGGTGGCCCTCTCTATATCGGCCGCCTGGTTCAGAAAGCGCCTGTTCCGCCGCAGCAGGATTCGGTTCATACCGACCCGGCATTGCGGGACTACATCATCTGGCTGGATCGTCGGGGATTGTCAGCGGAAGGCGAAGCGGCCCGTGGCTATGCAAGCCGATCGGCGCTGGGATTGGAACGCGAGTTGGTCGGCCCCGTTGGCGAACGCAATCTCTATGCGCTTCATCCTCGCGGCCGAATCCTCCTGGTGCCGGAGACAAAGACCGGTCTCTTCCGTCAGATTGCCGCTGCTCTGTCGACAGGAAACCAGATCGCCATAGATGCGGGATCCGGTTTGGAATCCGTTTTGCCGGATTTGCCATCATCCGTTTCCAGCCGCATTTCCTGGACCTCGAACTGGGAGAAGGACGGGCCGTTTTCGGGTGCGCTGGTGGAAGGGGATCGGGCTAGGGTCCAGTCCATCAATCAGAAGATTGCGGCTCTTCCCGGCCCGCTCCTCCTGGTGCAGGCGGCGACCACGGATGAAGTAGAGAGCGACCCCGACGCATATTGCCTCAACTGGCTGTTGGAAGAGGTGTCGACCTCGATCAACACCGCGGCAGCGGGCGGGAATGCAAGTCTGATGACGATCGGATAG
- a CDS encoding methyl-accepting chemotaxis protein: MKTLSGKLVIATGIAVATILLGYTAINTISAKVRTEQEVMLRATEQAASVSQSVAVQITEATSAGKALASSLVGFVDGGSRKRADIVAMLKTVPPQYSNVFGAWMCELIDGKSPKPTSGDEGLNKEGIFTPYWTKGDSGQMEFSTWKIDPKQEYYRVPLETGKPVITSPYLTNMKKLVTSVSVPMTLDGHTVGLAGVDIKLDDLTAALNTMHPFGDGRVMLVANDGKWLAHPSQDNLMKDYGDVGSDLVKQALADGKMRVVPGMPDGVVRLVYPFSAPGMNTTWAAILDVPASAFATPVRQQMYSAILGGFAILVVTLGVILIASRSLIGKPLTNVLAHVHRMANGNYRDAIEVGKRSDELGSLISALEMFRQELANGDKMKADQEILQGQIELDRKTQRDHEVAKAEDLRQFVETVQTRFERLASGDLTVRMNEPVAPEFEMIRQNFNTAIASLEETILNVVQSVYTIRGGLNEISNASNDLARRTEQQAASLEETVAALGEVTRGVNETADGSRKAQGVVSDARGDAKTGSDVVSRAISAMMEIQTSSNKVGNILRVIDEIAFQTNLLALNAGVEAARAGEAGKGFAVVAQEVRELAQRSAQAAKEIAALISLSSSQVGAGVDLVEETGTSLSHIVTKVSDLTETVNAIAASAAEQAVSLREVSAAADLMDKVTQQNAAMVEETTAAARSLADETNSLANFVARFKLSKTRGSVEHTRETNFALAS, encoded by the coding sequence ATGAAGACGCTTTCGGGGAAGCTCGTAATTGCAACCGGTATTGCCGTTGCGACGATTTTGCTTGGGTATACAGCAATCAACACAATTTCCGCCAAGGTCAGGACCGAACAGGAAGTCATGCTCCGGGCAACGGAGCAGGCAGCTTCTGTCAGCCAGAGTGTTGCTGTTCAAATCACCGAGGCGACTTCGGCAGGTAAGGCGCTAGCGTCATCGCTGGTAGGTTTTGTCGATGGCGGATCAAGAAAGCGGGCGGATATTGTTGCCATGCTGAAGACAGTGCCGCCGCAATACTCCAATGTATTCGGCGCCTGGATGTGTGAACTTATCGACGGAAAGTCCCCCAAGCCGACCTCCGGCGATGAGGGATTGAACAAGGAAGGTATTTTCACGCCTTATTGGACCAAGGGCGACAGCGGTCAGATGGAGTTCTCGACTTGGAAAATCGATCCCAAGCAGGAATATTATCGCGTTCCGCTGGAAACCGGAAAGCCGGTCATCACCTCTCCCTATCTTACCAACATGAAGAAGCTGGTCACATCGGTTTCCGTCCCGATGACGTTGGACGGGCATACCGTCGGATTGGCGGGTGTCGACATAAAACTCGATGATCTGACAGCGGCGCTCAACACGATGCATCCGTTTGGAGACGGGCGCGTCATGCTTGTAGCCAATGATGGAAAATGGCTTGCGCATCCGAGCCAGGATAATCTTATGAAGGACTATGGCGACGTCGGCTCCGATCTGGTCAAACAAGCGCTGGCGGATGGCAAAATGCGCGTCGTCCCCGGGATGCCCGACGGCGTAGTTCGCCTTGTCTATCCGTTTAGTGCGCCCGGAATGAATACGACCTGGGCCGCGATTCTTGACGTTCCCGCTTCGGCCTTCGCGACACCCGTTCGCCAGCAGATGTACAGCGCCATCCTTGGCGGCTTCGCCATTCTGGTCGTGACGCTCGGCGTCATCCTGATCGCGAGCCGAAGCCTGATCGGTAAGCCACTGACGAATGTGCTGGCCCATGTCCATCGCATGGCGAATGGGAACTATCGTGATGCGATCGAGGTCGGCAAGAGGAGCGATGAGCTCGGAAGCCTCATCTCGGCGCTGGAGATGTTTCGCCAGGAACTCGCCAACGGCGACAAGATGAAGGCCGACCAGGAAATCCTGCAAGGCCAGATCGAATTGGATCGAAAGACGCAGCGAGATCACGAAGTTGCCAAGGCCGAGGACCTTCGTCAATTTGTTGAGACCGTGCAAACGCGATTTGAACGCCTTGCTTCCGGCGATCTCACGGTGCGCATGAACGAACCGGTCGCTCCGGAATTCGAGATGATCCGGCAAAATTTCAACACCGCCATCGCATCTCTCGAGGAAACGATCCTCAATGTCGTCCAGTCAGTCTACACGATCAGGGGTGGGCTCAATGAGATTTCCAATGCATCCAACGACCTCGCGCGACGCACCGAGCAGCAGGCAGCCTCTCTTGAAGAAACGGTCGCGGCGCTTGGTGAGGTCACCCGCGGTGTGAACGAGACCGCCGACGGTTCCCGCAAAGCGCAAGGTGTTGTTTCGGACGCGCGAGGCGATGCCAAGACGGGTAGTGACGTCGTTTCCCGCGCAATCTCGGCGATGATGGAGATTCAAACGTCCTCCAACAAGGTCGGCAATATCCTGCGGGTGATCGACGAGATTGCCTTCCAGACAAATCTGCTTGCTCTGAATGCCGGCGTCGAAGCGGCGCGGGCCGGGGAGGCCGGCAAAGGCTTCGCGGTTGTCGCCCAGGAAGTTCGGGAACTTGCGCAAAGATCGGCCCAGGCTGCCAAGGAAATTGCCGCGCTGATTTCGCTGTCGTCGTCACAGGTCGGAGCAGGTGTCGATCTCGTCGAGGAGACGGGAACATCTCTGTCGCACATCGTCACCAAGGTCAGCGATCTGACCGAGACCGTAAACGCAATTGCAGCCAGCGCTGCGGAGCAAGCGGTAAGTTTGCGAGAGGTTTCGGCGGCTGCGGACTTGATGGACAAGGTTACGCAGCAAAACGCCGCAATGGTTGAAGAGACGACGGCTGCCGCAAGAAGCCTTGCTGACGAAACAAATTCTTTGGCCAATTTCGTCGCTCGGTTCAAACTGAGCAAAACGCGCGGTTCCGTTGAGCACACAAGGGAAACGAACTTCGCCTTGGCGAGCTGA
- a CDS encoding acyl-homoserine-lactone synthase, producing MEKIWRFRHEQFVERLGWEAIRRSDGLEIDQFDRDRAVHLALFHEDAVVGYTRLLPTTEPHLLSDVYPQIMNGGTWPRSPDIFEWTRCVAEGDVLINQVPASHILMTGVMEFCLVAGITSVIVETHPKLVDLLISTGWQVTKLGLPSLLEGGLIVPIQAKPSMAGLMKHHQLYSIQGTTLLLEPELRNPLKPETTLSHLPYLAHARVRSNHNESAYLAK from the coding sequence ATGGAGAAAATTTGGCGCTTTCGGCACGAGCAATTTGTGGAAAGGCTCGGTTGGGAGGCCATCCGCAGAAGCGACGGATTGGAAATTGACCAGTTCGATCGCGACCGCGCTGTGCATCTCGCCCTCTTTCACGAAGATGCCGTTGTCGGATATACGCGATTGCTCCCTACGACAGAACCGCATTTGCTGTCGGACGTATATCCTCAGATAATGAACGGCGGAACATGGCCACGCTCGCCCGACATTTTCGAGTGGACCCGATGTGTCGCGGAAGGTGACGTACTGATCAATCAGGTGCCGGCCTCCCACATCTTGATGACCGGCGTCATGGAGTTTTGCCTCGTCGCTGGCATTACTTCGGTGATTGTCGAAACGCATCCAAAGTTGGTGGATCTGTTGATTTCGACAGGCTGGCAGGTAACCAAACTCGGATTGCCGTCACTGCTGGAGGGCGGCTTGATTGTGCCGATCCAAGCAAAGCCTTCGATGGCCGGTTTGATGAAGCATCATCAACTCTACTCCATCCAGGGAACAACCCTCTTGCTGGAACCAGAGCTTCGCAATCCGCTGAAGCCCGAGACTACTTTGAGCCACCTTCCCTACTTGGCTCACGCAAGAGTTCGTTCAAACCACAATGAAAGCGCCTATTTGGCTAAGTGA
- a CDS encoding LuxR family transcriptional regulator has product MNSEAVATANLMFDFLSETTAAKSKEDILGSLDRSARHFGFNCFAISGIPLPTERIDSYFMLNAWPTEWFEHYLSNNYVHADPIIQLCKMQDGAFVWSEALRDQELGRHGRRVMNEAREFKMKDGYSVPLHTASGFQAVVTFGAEKVDLSNAARGALHILSIYAHNALRGLMAKEARSRDRSLLRITAREREIIQWCAAGKTAIEIAEILGRSHRTIQNEILNVQRKLNVVNAAQMIAESFRFGILR; this is encoded by the coding sequence GTGAACAGCGAAGCAGTGGCAACCGCAAATCTAATGTTCGACTTTTTGTCGGAAACAACAGCCGCAAAAAGCAAGGAAGACATACTCGGATCCCTGGACAGATCCGCACGCCACTTCGGTTTCAACTGTTTTGCAATTTCCGGCATACCCTTGCCCACAGAACGCATCGATTCCTACTTCATGTTGAATGCCTGGCCGACGGAATGGTTTGAACACTATTTGTCGAACAACTACGTTCATGCCGATCCCATTATCCAGCTCTGTAAGATGCAGGACGGCGCTTTCGTTTGGTCGGAGGCTCTGCGAGATCAAGAGCTTGGCCGTCACGGGCGACGCGTCATGAACGAAGCCAGAGAATTCAAAATGAAAGACGGCTACAGCGTGCCGTTGCACACAGCGAGCGGCTTCCAGGCGGTTGTTACATTTGGTGCCGAAAAGGTGGACCTCTCCAACGCCGCCAGAGGGGCGTTGCATATCCTGTCGATCTACGCCCATAACGCGCTGCGCGGTCTTATGGCAAAAGAGGCGAGATCGCGAGATCGAAGCCTGTTGCGGATCACGGCGCGGGAACGTGAGATCATTCAATGGTGCGCGGCAGGCAAGACGGCCATCGAGATCGCCGAAATTCTGGGACGTTCGCACCGCACCATTCAGAATGAGATTCTCAACGTTCAGCGCAAACTGAATGTCGTGAATGCGGCCCAGATGATAGCGGAAAGTTTTCGTTTCGGAATACTTCGCTAA
- a CDS encoding lipocalin-like domain-containing protein, which translates to MNSLKGSWKLSGWRRTTSKGDVSYPLGEEASGLLVYTSSGTMMVQMTAANRPAFETSDPLGGSAEERAAAYSTCLAYFGSYRVGDGKVTHRIEGSSFPNWAETEQVRPYELKGDELILRTPPSESGGITTVNEMSWIRVKGPADA; encoded by the coding sequence ATGAACAGCCTTAAAGGATCTTGGAAACTATCAGGATGGCGCAGGACGACCAGCAAGGGGGATGTTTCCTATCCGCTTGGTGAGGAAGCATCGGGTTTGCTTGTCTACACGTCGAGCGGCACGATGATGGTGCAAATGACGGCCGCAAACCGTCCGGCTTTCGAAACCAGCGATCCTCTCGGGGGAAGTGCCGAGGAGCGGGCGGCCGCATACTCAACGTGCCTCGCTTATTTCGGCAGCTACAGGGTTGGCGACGGCAAGGTCACTCACAGGATCGAAGGCAGCTCCTTTCCCAATTGGGCGGAAACCGAACAGGTTCGGCCCTACGAGCTCAAGGGCGACGAACTGATCTTGCGCACGCCCCCTTCTGAGAGCGGCGGAATAACCACCGTAAACGAGATGTCCTGGATCCGCGTCAAGGGACCAGCCGACGCCTGA